The following DNA comes from Burkholderia sp. HI2500.
AAGGCGCTCCACCGGATCCCGAGCATGAACGCACCGCTTCCCGATATTTCCCTGACCGATGCCGCGCCGGGCGGCCGCCCGCTCGAATGGGTCGGCATGCAGGGCATCGACCTGCCCGTTGCCGTGGCCGAGCCCGGCTGCCGGCGCGACGTGCATGCGCGCGCCGACGTGCAGGTCGATCTGCCTGCGCCGCACGTGAAGGGCATCCACATGTCGCGGCTGTACCGGCTGCTCGACGGGCTCGATGTTGGCGCGGCGCTGTCGCCGGCCGGCCTTCAGCGGGTGCTGCACGCGTTGGTCGACAGCCATCGCGACTGCGACACGCGCAGCGCGCGGCTCCGGTTGCGCTTCGACTTGCTGGCGCGCCGCGCCGCGCTGGTGACCGACGGGCTGGCCGGATGGAAAGCCTATCCGGTCCGGCTCGACGCGACGCTGACCGGCTCCCGGTTCGAGCTGCGCGCGCAGGTGACGGTCGTCTATTCGTCGACGTGCCCGTGCTCGGCCGCGCTGTCGCGGCACTGGGTCGAGCAGGCGTTCCTGGCGGCATTCGGCCGCGACGATCGCGTGGAGCCGGCGGCAGTCGCCGCGTGGCTGAAGCGGCACGCGACGGCGGCCACGCCGCACAGCCAGCGCAGCGAAGCCGTCGTCAGCGTGGCGCTGCCCGACGATGGCGCGACGCTGGGGCTGATCGACCTGATCGATCGCATCGAGCATGCGCTCGGCACGCCGGTGCAGACGGCTGTCAAGCGCGCGGACGAGCAGGCCTTCGCGGTGCTGAACGGCGGCAACCTGATGTTCGTTGAGGATGCCGCGCGCCGGGTCCAGGCCGCGCTGGACGGCCACCATGCGACCCCGCACGTGCACGTGCGCCATCTGGAAAGCCTGCATCCGCACGATGCGGTGGCCTGGGCCGCGCCGGTGCGCGAAGGCGCCGACGCATGCTGATCCGCAAGCTGTTCCGCTTCGAGAACGCGCACGTCGTGCGCGGCTGCAGCACGCGGCGCTGCTCGCATTCGATCCATGGTCATTCGTACCGCGTCGAGCTGCTGCTGGAAGCGCACGCGCTGGATCACGGGCAGATGATCTACGACTTCGGGCTGCTCAAGGGCGACGTGCGCGACCTGATCGACGCGTTCGACCACGCCGTGACGCTGTGGACGGGTGACGACCCGTGCTATGTCGAGAGCATGCGCCGGCATTCCGAGCGCTGGGTGCTGCTGCCCGTGTCGCCGAGCGCCGAGCAGTTCTCGCGCGTGTTCTTTCGCCTCGTCGATGCGGCACTGTCCAGCACCCGCATGACGAACGGCGAAGCTGACGTGCGGCTGCATTCGATCATCGTTCACGAGACCGAGACCGGTTACGCGCAGTGCTTTCGCGACGATGCGTTCAACCCGCGCATGGGCCGCATCGACCTGGACGACATCGTGTTCGCGCCGGCCATCGCCGGACAGTGGCGCGATCCGGGCCTGTTCGAGCGGATCAAGCGCGGCCGCCCCACTTCAAGGCAGGAATCCTGATGATCAGAAAGAACCCGCGCGGCGACCTGCCGCAGATCCACCCGAGCGCCTTCGTCGATCCGACCGCCATTCTGTGCGGCCTCGTGATCGTCGAGGAGAACGTGTTCATCGGCCCGTACGCAGTGATCCGCGCCGACGAAACGGATGCCGACGGCCGGATCGCGCCGATCGTGATCGGTGCGCATTCGAACATCCAGGACGGCGTGGTGATCCATTCGAAGTCGGGCGCGAGCGTCACCATCGGCCAGCACACGTCGATCGCGCATCGCGCGATCGTCCACGGGCCGTGCAAGGTCGGCAACGGCGTGTTCGTCGGCTTCAACAGCGTGCTGTTCAACTGCACCATCGACGACGGCTGCGTGGTGCGCTACAACGCGGTCGTCGACGGCTGCCACCTGCCGCCGGGTTTCTACGTGCGTTCGACCGAGCGCATCGGGCCGGAAACCGATCTCGCCGCGTTGCCGCAGGTGACGGCCGACGCGAGCGATTTCTCCGAGGACGTTGCACGCACGAACAATGCGCTGGTGCTGGGCTACAAGCACATCCAGGACGAGTTCTGAGTCATGGACGAGCCCATCCGACGTGAAGCGGGCGCGAGCGACGCGCTGAAGCGACGTCACGCCGACCTGCTCGTGCACGGCGGGACGGTGATGACACCCAACGGGGCCGAGCGGATCGACATCGCGTGCGTGGACGGCCGTGTCGTTGCGCTGGGCGCGTTGCACGGCACGTGGAGCGCCGACGTCCTGCTGGATGCCGGCGGGCTGCACGTGTTGCCGGGCGTCGTCGACAGCCAGGTGCATTTCCGCGAACCGGGCTTGATGCACAAGGAGACCCTCGAGGCCGGCACGCGCGGCGCGGTGCTCGGCGGCGTCACGACGATCTTCGAGATGCCCAACACGCATCCGCTGACGCTGACCGCGCAGGATCTGCAGGCCAAGCTGGATCTTGCGCGCGGCCGTGCATGGTGCGACTACGCGTTCTACATCGGAGGCTCGGCCGCGAACGCCGAACGGCTGCCGGTACTCGAAAACCTGCCGGGCTGCGCGGGGGTGAAGGTCTTCATGGGCAGTTCGTTCGGTGACCTGCTGGCCGACGACGAAGCCGTGTTGCGCCGGATCGTGCGCAACGGGCGGCGGCGCATGGCCGTGCACGCGGAAGACGAGGCGCGGCTGCGCGAACGCCGGGGGCTCGTCGAAGCGAGCGGCGACGTGCGTGATCATCCTCGCTGGCGCGACGAGGAAAGCGCGCTGGCGGCGACGCGGCGCATCGTCGGGCTGGCTGCCGAGACGGGCCGCCGGCTGCATGTGCTGCACGTGTCCACC
Coding sequences within:
- a CDS encoding 6-pyruvoyl trahydropterin synthase family protein, whose translation is MLIRKLFRFENAHVVRGCSTRRCSHSIHGHSYRVELLLEAHALDHGQMIYDFGLLKGDVRDLIDAFDHAVTLWTGDDPCYVESMRRHSERWVLLPVSPSAEQFSRVFFRLVDAALSSTRMTNGEADVRLHSIIVHETETGYAQCFRDDAFNPRMGRIDLDDIVFAPAIAGQWRDPGLFERIKRGRPTSRQES
- a CDS encoding gamma carbonic anhydrase family protein, producing MIRKNPRGDLPQIHPSAFVDPTAILCGLVIVEENVFIGPYAVIRADETDADGRIAPIVIGAHSNIQDGVVIHSKSGASVTIGQHTSIAHRAIVHGPCKVGNGVFVGFNSVLFNCTIDDGCVVRYNAVVDGCHLPPGFYVRSTERIGPETDLAALPQVTADASDFSEDVARTNNALVLGYKHIQDEF
- a CDS encoding dihydroorotase, with the translated sequence MDEPIRREAGASDALKRRHADLLVHGGTVMTPNGAERIDIACVDGRVVALGALHGTWSADVLLDAGGLHVLPGVVDSQVHFREPGLMHKETLEAGTRGAVLGGVTTIFEMPNTHPLTLTAQDLQAKLDLARGRAWCDYAFYIGGSAANAERLPVLENLPGCAGVKVFMGSSFGDLLADDEAVLRRIVRNGRRRMAVHAEDEARLRERRGLVEASGDVRDHPRWRDEESALAATRRIVGLAAETGRRLHVLHVSTAGEMAFLARHRQRVTVEVTPHHLSLHAPDCYERLGTFAQMNPPVRERHHQDALWQAVRDGVVDVIGSDHAPHTRDEKRRPYPQSPSGMTGVQTLLPLMLDHVQAGRLSLARLVDLTSAGPARIFGIAGKGRIAAGYDADFSIVDLRARRIIRDEWIASVSGWTPYDGCTVTGWPVHTVVRGQAVVRDGALNGAPAGQAVTFLDAAG
- the folE2 gene encoding GTP cyclohydrolase FolE2 → MNAPLPDISLTDAAPGGRPLEWVGMQGIDLPVAVAEPGCRRDVHARADVQVDLPAPHVKGIHMSRLYRLLDGLDVGAALSPAGLQRVLHALVDSHRDCDTRSARLRLRFDLLARRAALVTDGLAGWKAYPVRLDATLTGSRFELRAQVTVVYSSTCPCSAALSRHWVEQAFLAAFGRDDRVEPAAVAAWLKRHATAATPHSQRSEAVVSVALPDDGATLGLIDLIDRIEHALGTPVQTAVKRADEQAFAVLNGGNLMFVEDAARRVQAALDGHHATPHVHVRHLESLHPHDAVAWAAPVREGADAC